The Mercurialis annua linkage group LG8, ddMerAnnu1.2, whole genome shotgun sequence genome window below encodes:
- the LOC126661115 gene encoding probable indole-3-acetic acid-amido synthetase GH3.1, producing the protein MEDQQIWSSLGKTRSSSPWKMREDDLVFPMEDEIFSPYPVRVGMNLNVEGLKNTIVNLHNSLSFPSNTPACEKYAKALEFIEEITKNAKSVQENLLAEILKLNKDVEYFKRFKLDRAIDSEIFKSKISIITYEDLKPEIERIANGDRSAILSAHPISEFFTSSGTSSGETKLIPITKQDISRRYTFNRILIPAVMNSWVPGLDKGKALYFYFVKSEIKTPSGLLAQPLTSSLFKTDYYRFDIYNPKIFTSPIESILCPDSFQSMYTQLLCGLLNRHLVLRIGAMFASTLIRTINFLQLHLKELAHDIMSGTLSDRVTDSSIRNYMEKIMKPDPELSEFIRVECSKQNWEGFIPRIWPYAKFLDVIITGGMAQHIPTLDYYSGGLPLTSPIYASSECYFGLNLKPMCKPSEVSYTFMPNMAYFEFLLRDVDSSELTRDSPPTLVDLVDVEVGKEYEVVITTVAGLYRYRVGDILRVTGFHNSAPQFQFIGRKNVLLGIDINEAEMQKAIDYVSNQILCEFKTSVGEYACYADTKTNPGHYVIYWELFIKDESANSPTDKVLSQCCLAVEESLNSVYRQGRFEYFWLGPLEIRVVKNGTFEELMDYVVSKTALPRFVNSAPTIKLLDSRVISTHCSPTSPYWTL; encoded by the exons cgtcttccccatggaagatgAGGGAAGACGATctcgtcttccccatggaagatgAGATTT TTAGTCCATATCCGGTCCGAGTGGGGATGaatctgaatgtggaaggcttaaag AACACAATAGTGAATCTTCATAATTCTCTTTCTTTTCCATCAAACACTCCAGCATGCGAGAAGTATGCAAAAGCTCTTGAGTTTATTGaagaaattactaaaaatgctAAATCGGTTCAAGAAAATTTATTGGCTGAAATTCTCAAGTTAAACAAAGATGTTGAGTATTTTAAAAGATTCAAACTCGATCGAGCTATCGATTCTGAGATTTTCAAGTCGAAGATATCGATTATTACCTATGAAGATTTGAAACCTGAAATCGAACGTATTGCTAATGGAGATCGCTCTGCTATTTTGTCAGCTCACCCTATTTCTGAATTCTTCACCAG TTCAGGAACATCATCTGGCGAAACAAAGTTGATACCAATAACTAAACAAGACATTTCTCGTCGCTATACATTCAATCGTATACTAATTCCTGCAGTAATGAACTC TTGGGTGCCTGGATTAGACAAAGGTAAAGCATTGTACTTCTACTTTGTGAAATCTGAAATAAAAACACCAAGTGGTCTTCTGGCTCAACCTTTAACATCAAGCCTCTTCAAAACTGACTATTATAGATTTGATATATATAACCCTAAAATATTCACTAGCCCGATTGAGTCAATTCTTTGTCCTGACTCGTTCCAAAGTATGTACACTCAGTTGCTCTGTGGCCTTTTGAATCGCCATCTTGTGCTCCGTATTGGTGCAATGTTTGCCTCTACTTTAATCCGTACCATAAATTTTCTCCAGCTTCACTTGAAAGAGCTAGCTCATGATATCATGTCAGGAACCCTAAGCGACCGAGTCACCGATTCTTCTATCAGAAATTATATGGAAAAAATCATGAAACCTGATCCCGAGCTTTCCGAGTTTATTCGAGTCGAATGCTCGAAACAGAATTGGGAAGGGTTTATTCCAAGAATTTGGCCTTATGCTAAATTTCTTGACGTGATCATTACCGGAGGCATGGCTCAGCATATCCCGACTCTTGATTACTATAGTGGTGGTTTGCCATTAACTTCTCCGATATATGCTTCATCGGAATGttattttgggttaaacttgAAACCAATGTGCAAACCATCAGAAGTTTCTTACACATTCATGCCAAACATGGCCTACTTCGAATTCTTGCTTCGTGATGTTGACTCGTCCGAGTTGACTCGTGACTCACCACCTACACTCGTTGACCTTGTCGATGTTGAAGTCGGTAAAGAATATGAGGTTGTTATCACAACAGTTGCAGGTTTATATAGGTACCGAGTTGGAGACATTCTTCGAGTCACTGGTTTTCATAACTCAGCTCCTCAATTTCAATTTATAGGAAGAAAGAATGTGTTGCTCGGTATTGATATAAATGAAGCTGAGATGCAAAAAGCAATAGACTATGTGTCTAATCAAATCCTATGTGAATTCAAAACAAGTGTGGGGGAATATGCATGCTATGCGGATACAAAAACTAATCCCGGTCATTATGTGATTTACTGGGAGCTATTTATCAAAGACGAGTCAGCTAACTCACCAACTGATAAGGTATTGAGTCAATGTTGCCTTGCAGTGGAAGAATCGTTGAACTCAGTGTATCGCCAAGGTCGGTTTGAATATTTTTGGTTAGGTCCATTAGAAATAAGAGTGGTTAAAAATGGAACATTTGAAGAGTTAATGGATTATGTAGTATCAAAAACGGCACTACCAAGATTTGTGAACTCGGCACCAACAATAAAGTTGCTTGATTCAAGAGTTATATCTACACATTGTAGTCCAACATCGCCATATTGGACCTTATAA
- the LOC126659796 gene encoding uncharacterized protein LOC126659796, which yields MSSEASLNALKVYRQLLKAIKKHIGQEQDYKKHFKDFVMIEFRKNSNLSENSSIQQKIKLARDYTFLLNSVHHHKDLLFSYNIAVDRSDEMKRILGKSAASVGLQLPEVYKS from the exons ATGAGCAGTGAAGCTTCGTTAAATGCTTTGAAGGTTTACAGACAACTTCTCAAAGCTATTAAGAAACACATTGGACAGGAACAAGATTACAAGAAGCATTTCAAAGACTTTGTAATGATTGAGTTCCGAAAGAATAGCAATTTGTCGGAGAATTCGTCAATTCAGCAGAAAATTAAGCTTGCTCGAGATTATACTTTCTTGCTTAATAGTGTTCATCATCACAAG GATTTGTTGTTCTCTTACAATATTGCCGTTGATAGATCAGATGAAATGAAAAGAATACTAGGAAAATCTGCTGCCAGCGTAGGTCTTCAGCTTCCAGAGGTTTATAAGTCTTGA
- the LOC126659797 gene encoding salt stress-induced hydrophobic peptide ESI3, with product MGSETFLEVILAILLPPVGVFLRYGCGVEFWICLLLTILGYIPGIIYAIYVLVG from the exons atgggttCAGAGACATTTCTAGAGGTGATATTGGCAATTCTGTTACCTCCTGTTGGGGTCTTCCTCAGATATGGATGTGGA GTGGAATTCTGGATATGCTTGTTGCTGACAATTTTGGGATATATACCTGGGATTATATATGCTATTTATGTATTGGTTGGATAA